The Amycolatopsis mongoliensis genome includes a window with the following:
- a CDS encoding alpha/beta hydrolase: protein MLSRRGLLAGSALALLAGCSSSPSGPPPGPAAVPAPTGPSPLRDPVTVQRMRSAARGTDVDLVLITPEGVPSSGLPVCLALHGRGARARTFLELGVPAALTAAVRAGTPPFAVAAVDGDHYWVDVGSGDDPQRMLTDEVPGWLAGRDLRPASAVFGISMGGFGALRFARAHPDLKAVATASAALFVSWPDARSRKVFSGEDNWRAEEPLLHTAELRAAQLGVWCGESDPFLGADRKLVKAVSPAVSRFSPGAHKDEYWRGILPDVLKFVGQRLS from the coding sequence GTGCTCTCCCGCCGCGGCCTGCTCGCCGGCAGCGCTCTGGCGCTGCTGGCGGGCTGCTCGTCGTCACCGTCCGGCCCGCCTCCCGGCCCGGCCGCGGTGCCGGCGCCGACCGGCCCGTCCCCGTTGCGCGACCCGGTGACGGTCCAGCGCATGCGCTCGGCCGCCCGTGGCACGGACGTCGACCTGGTCCTGATCACCCCCGAAGGCGTCCCGTCGTCGGGGCTGCCGGTGTGCCTGGCCCTGCACGGCCGGGGCGCCCGCGCGCGGACGTTCCTCGAACTGGGCGTCCCCGCGGCGCTGACGGCGGCGGTCCGCGCCGGCACCCCACCGTTCGCGGTGGCCGCGGTCGACGGCGACCACTACTGGGTCGACGTCGGTTCCGGCGACGACCCGCAGCGCATGCTCACCGACGAAGTCCCCGGCTGGCTGGCGGGCCGCGACCTGCGGCCGGCCTCGGCGGTGTTCGGCATTTCCATGGGCGGCTTCGGCGCGTTGCGCTTCGCCCGCGCCCACCCGGACCTGAAGGCGGTCGCCACGGCGAGCGCGGCGCTGTTCGTCAGCTGGCCGGATGCCCGCAGCCGCAAGGTGTTCTCCGGCGAGGACAACTGGCGTGCGGAGGAACCGTTGCTGCACACCGCCGAGCTGCGCGCCGCACAGCTCGGCGTCTGGTGCGGTGAGTCGGATCCGTTCCTGGGCGCGGACCGCAAGCTGGTGAAGGCGGTTTCGCCTGCCGTGTCACGGTTTTCACCCGGCGCGCACAAGGACGAGTACTGGCGCGGGATCCTGCCGGACGTGCTGAAGTTCGTGGGACAGCGGCTAAGCTGA
- the rbfA gene encoding 30S ribosome-binding factor RbfA, with the protein MADPARARKLAKRISQIVASAIEHEVKDTRLDYVTITDTKVTGDLHDATVYYTVLGEKLDSVPDFAGAAAALESARGMLRTKVGQGTGVRYTPTLTFVADTIPEESKRIEDLLAKAREADAEVARRATGAQHAGEPDPYKAPREDTEDDEFVEEESRG; encoded by the coding sequence ATGGCTGATCCTGCTCGGGCTCGCAAGCTCGCCAAGCGGATCTCGCAGATCGTGGCGTCCGCGATCGAGCACGAGGTCAAGGACACCCGGCTGGACTACGTGACCATCACGGACACGAAGGTCACCGGCGATCTGCACGACGCCACGGTGTACTACACGGTGCTCGGCGAGAAGCTGGACTCCGTCCCGGACTTCGCCGGGGCCGCCGCCGCGCTCGAATCGGCGCGCGGGATGCTCCGCACGAAGGTCGGGCAGGGCACCGGAGTCCGCTACACGCCGACGCTGACGTTCGTCGCGGACACCATCCCCGAGGAGTCGAAGCGGATCGAGGACCTCCTCGCGAAGGCCCGCGAGGCCGACGCGGAGGTCGCGCGCCGCGCGACCGGGGCCCAGCACGCGGGCGAACCCGACCCGTACAAGGCGCCCCGCGAAGACACCGAAGACGACGAGTTCGTGGAGGAGGAGAGCCGGGGCTGA
- a CDS encoding DUF503 domain-containing protein, translating to MFVGALELDILLGDVHSLKQKRSVVRPVLAEVRKRFAVSVAEAGHTDLHRRTLIGVAVVAEGGEHVRDVLDSCERYVASRPEFELLTARRRLLGPED from the coding sequence ATGTTCGTCGGAGCTCTCGAGCTCGACATCCTGCTCGGCGACGTCCATTCGCTGAAGCAGAAGCGATCCGTGGTCCGCCCGGTGCTGGCGGAGGTGCGCAAGCGCTTCGCCGTGTCAGTGGCCGAAGCCGGGCACACCGACCTGCACCGCCGGACCCTCATCGGGGTGGCCGTGGTCGCCGAAGGTGGCGAGCACGTCCGTGACGTGCTCGACTCGTGTGAGCGGTACGTGGCGAGCCGGCCGGAGTTCGAGCTGCTCACCGCACGCCGCCGGCTGCTCGGTCCAGAAGACTAG
- the infB gene encoding translation initiation factor IF-2: MPGKARVHELAKELGITSKDVLAKLKEQGEFVKSASSTVEAPVARRLRDAYAPKGAKKPAPTPGPSARPGPPAAKPGAPAPKPASPAPQQQAPAAKAAPAAAPQQQAPASKPAAAPGARPAGPGPRPGPRQQPAAPAPQEQVPAAKAEAPAAPKQETPAAPSGNTGSVVPPKPQGPKPGGPKPGPRTPRVGNNPFGVGSGAPPRPQGPRPGGGQGGDNRPPRPGGTGGGGDRPAPRPGGGAGGNRPSPGNMPPRPNPGMMPGRTQRPAGPGGGARGGPGGGARGGPGGGGGRPGGGGGGFRGGPGGGGGGGGFRGGPGGGGGGGGFRPGGGTGAPAGGGGFRGGGGGRGGPGGRGGTAGAFGRPGGPSRKGRKSKRQKRQEYMDNMQAPSVGGVRLPKGQGETIRLPRGASLTDFAEKIDANPASLVQVLFHLGEMVTATQSVSDDILELLGGEMNYTVQVVSPEEEDRELLETFDITYGDDAGGEEDLQVRPPVVTIMGHVDHGKTRLLDTIRKTKVRESEAGGITQHIGAYQIETELEGNPRLITFIDTPGHEAFTAMRARGANSTDIAVIVVAADDGVMPQTVEAINHAQAAKAPIVVAINKIDKEGANPDKIRQQLTEYGLVAEEYGGDTMFVEISARQNINIDGLLEAILLTADAALDLRANPDMEAQGVAIEAHLDRGRGPVATVLVQRGTLRVGDSVVAGDAYGRVRRMVDEHNVDVTEALPSRPVQVIGFTSVPGAGDTFLVVDEDRVARQIAERRAARTRNALNASRRKRVSLEDLDSALKETNSLNLIIKGDNSGTVEALEASLLQLDVGDEVELNVVHRGVGGVTESDIDLATASDAIVLGFNVRAQGKATERATREGVDVRYYTVIYQAIDEIEQALKGMLKPEYEEVELGRAEVREVFKSSKIGTIAGCLVMSGEIRRNARARLLRDGTVVAENLPISSLRRFKDDVVEVREGYECGLTLGSYGDIKVDDVIETYEQREKPRA, encoded by the coding sequence GGTCGAGGCGCCCGTCGCCCGCCGTCTCCGGGACGCGTACGCGCCCAAGGGCGCCAAGAAGCCCGCACCGACCCCCGGTCCGTCGGCGCGCCCCGGGCCCCCGGCCGCCAAGCCGGGCGCTCCCGCGCCCAAGCCCGCGTCGCCCGCTCCCCAGCAGCAGGCGCCCGCGGCGAAGGCCGCCCCCGCGGCGGCCCCGCAGCAGCAGGCACCGGCTTCGAAGCCGGCCGCCGCACCGGGTGCCCGCCCCGCGGGTCCCGGCCCGCGGCCCGGCCCGCGTCAGCAGCCGGCCGCGCCCGCTCCCCAGGAGCAGGTCCCGGCCGCGAAAGCCGAAGCGCCCGCCGCACCCAAGCAGGAGACCCCGGCCGCGCCCTCGGGCAACACCGGTTCGGTCGTCCCGCCGAAGCCGCAGGGCCCCAAGCCCGGCGGTCCCAAGCCCGGTCCGCGCACCCCGCGGGTCGGCAACAACCCGTTCGGCGTCGGTTCCGGCGCTCCGCCGCGTCCGCAGGGCCCGCGCCCGGGTGGCGGCCAGGGCGGCGACAACCGCCCGCCGCGTCCCGGTGGGACCGGTGGCGGCGGTGACCGTCCGGCTCCGCGTCCCGGTGGTGGCGCCGGTGGCAACCGGCCGAGCCCGGGCAACATGCCCCCGCGGCCGAACCCCGGCATGATGCCGGGCCGCACGCAGCGTCCCGCCGGTCCCGGTGGCGGCGCCCGTGGTGGCCCCGGCGGCGGCGCTCGTGGCGGCCCCGGTGGCGGCGGCGGTCGTCCCGGTGGCGGTGGTGGCGGTTTCCGCGGCGGTCCCGGTGGCGGTGGCGGCGGCGGTGGCTTCCGCGGCGGCCCCGGTGGCGGCGGCGGTGGCGGCGGTTTCCGCCCGGGTGGCGGCACCGGTGCCCCGGCAGGCGGCGGCGGTTTCCGTGGCGGCGGCGGTGGCCGTGGTGGCCCCGGTGGCCGTGGCGGCACCGCGGGTGCCTTCGGGCGCCCGGGTGGTCCCTCGCGCAAGGGCCGCAAGTCGAAGCGGCAGAAGCGCCAGGAGTACATGGACAACATGCAGGCGCCCAGCGTCGGCGGCGTCCGCCTGCCCAAGGGGCAGGGCGAGACGATCCGGCTGCCGCGGGGTGCTTCGCTGACCGACTTCGCCGAGAAGATCGACGCCAACCCGGCTTCGCTGGTGCAGGTGCTCTTCCACCTCGGCGAGATGGTCACCGCGACGCAGTCCGTGTCGGACGACATCCTCGAGCTGCTCGGCGGCGAAATGAACTACACGGTTCAGGTCGTCTCGCCGGAGGAAGAGGACCGCGAGCTGCTGGAGACCTTCGACATCACCTACGGCGACGACGCGGGTGGCGAAGAGGATCTGCAGGTCAGGCCGCCGGTCGTGACCATCATGGGTCACGTCGACCACGGTAAGACCCGGCTGCTCGACACGATCCGGAAGACGAAGGTCCGCGAGAGCGAGGCCGGCGGCATCACGCAGCACATCGGTGCGTACCAGATCGAGACCGAGCTCGAAGGCAACCCGCGCCTGATCACCTTCATCGACACCCCGGGTCACGAGGCGTTCACCGCCATGCGTGCCCGTGGTGCGAACTCGACCGACATCGCGGTGATCGTGGTGGCGGCCGACGACGGTGTGATGCCGCAGACGGTCGAGGCGATCAACCACGCGCAGGCCGCCAAGGCCCCGATCGTGGTCGCGATCAACAAGATCGACAAGGAAGGCGCGAACCCGGACAAGATCCGGCAGCAGCTGACCGAGTACGGCCTGGTCGCCGAGGAGTACGGCGGCGACACGATGTTCGTCGAGATCTCCGCGCGGCAGAACATCAACATCGACGGCCTGCTCGAGGCGATCCTGCTGACCGCGGACGCCGCTCTGGACCTCCGGGCCAACCCGGACATGGAGGCCCAGGGTGTCGCGATCGAGGCGCACCTCGACCGCGGCCGCGGCCCGGTGGCCACCGTCCTGGTCCAGCGCGGCACGCTGCGCGTCGGTGACTCGGTCGTGGCGGGTGACGCCTACGGCCGCGTCCGCCGGATGGTCGACGAGCACAACGTCGACGTCACCGAGGCGCTGCCGTCGCGTCCCGTCCAGGTCATCGGGTTCACCTCGGTGCCGGGTGCGGGCGACACCTTCCTGGTGGTCGACGAGGACCGCGTCGCCCGGCAGATCGCCGAGCGCCGCGCCGCTCGCACTCGCAACGCGCTCAACGCGTCGCGCCGCAAGCGGGTCAGCCTCGAGGACCTCGACTCCGCCTTGAAGGAGACGAACAGCCTCAACCTGATCATCAAGGGTGACAACTCGGGTACCGTCGAGGCCCTCGAAGCCTCGCTGCTGCAGCTGGACGTCGGCGACGAGGTCGAGCTGAACGTGGTCCACCGCGGTGTCGGTGGCGTGACCGAGTCGGACATCGACCTGGCGACCGCGTCCGACGCGATCGTCCTCGGGTTCAACGTCCGGGCCCAGGGCAAGGCGACCGAGCGGGCCACCCGCGAGGGCGTCGACGTCCGCTACTACACGGTCATCTACCAGGCGATCGACGAGATCGAGCAGGCCCTCAAGGGCATGCTCAAGCCGGAGTACGAAGAGGTCGAGCTGGGCCGCGCGGAGGTTCGCGAGGTCTTCAAGTCCTCCAAGATCGGCACGATCGCGGGTTGCCTGGTCATGTCCGGCGAGATCCGGCGCAACGCCCGGGCGCGTCTGCTCCGCGACGGCACCGTCGTGGCGGAGAACCTGCCGATCAGCTCGCTGCGGCGGTTCAAGGACGACGTGGTCGAGGTTCGCGAAGGCTACGAGTGCGGTCTGACGCTCGGTTCGTACGGTGACATCAAGGTCGACGACGTCATCGAGACCTACGAGCAGCGCGAGAAGCCCCGCGCGTAG